The Fusarium oxysporum f. sp. lycopersici 4287 chromosome 1, whole genome shotgun sequence DNA segment ATTACTCGGTCATTAATTCGTTATCCGCAGGGTATCATAAACAGCGTTCCAAAGCTCCCATCACGCCCCCTCGTGCTTCACTGTAGtatcgccttcttcttcatgatgcTCCGTCTGATCAGCCTGTTCCGTCTCGCCTTCAGCCTTGCCATCTTTGTCCATGACGTTCTCGAACTGCGACCATAGTGCCTCGACCGAGGAGAATTCGTTGCCGACCTGTGCATCCATTTCTATTAGCTTGGTCCTCTTGAAAAAGACTGTTGTTCATACAGCAGTGACTGCCTCGAGAGATCGGTTCAACTTGTTGATATTGGCCAAGACGTGCTCAAAGCTCTGGACAGTATAATGTTAGCATGAACGCTATTGACTACGGGAGACGTAACGTGCCATTGCGATCTCGCCAATCAGAGCCTCACGCTGCTGCTCGAAGTACGTCTTCTCGTGACCGCCCATCGCGGATGCTGACCTTGAGTGGGAGGCCATAACGAATGTATTTCTGTGTGTCCTTTGAAGGCTGTGGAAGGCTGTCGTTGGTTTCAACGCGTTGCGCCAGCGTGAGGAAGTTTTTGGCGGGGTTGTTTACTTTACTTTGCAGTGGGTATTTATTCTAATTGGTGGGGCTCGGCtcatgaagctcttgagcCTCTCACAACACACTTCAACAAAACATCAAAGCGACGAATCAGTAGAAGGGACGATACCAGGTTTGCTTGCATTGTCAACTTCGCTTGTCCAATCAATAAAATCAGGTACAGTGTAGGTATATAATTTACATAACACTCAGACCGCTCATGCTGCATAGCCTATCGCCTCAGTTGCGCCAAACTCATGATAGTACTCCTAGATAGAATACGAAGCCTGTCTGACTTCCAATGTATGAATATAAGTCATCCGCATATCGATCTACCTCCTATAGTGATCTGGATGCCTTTCGTACTCATGTGGTCTCAGTCCTCCCCTCATCATGTCCCTTGGGTCTCTTGGATCCCCCCTTGGGTCACCTCGAGGATCTCCTCGTGGATCTCTCGGATCATGGCCGGGATAAACAGGTGCTCCTGGCGGAGGCTGGGGTGGCCCGCGTGAGTCGTAGCTACTGATGGGCGTGTAGCTGCGGCCGGGGATCTCTCGAGGCGGGCCAGGGCCAGGGGTAGAAGCATAACGTGAGTATGGTTGCGGAGGTGGCACTGACTCTGGGCCACGCGACACTGTTGGTGGGTAGCGTCCTTGCATCTGATGCTGCTGCGGCGGCATGCCAGGTCCACTGGCAAAGTAAGAATTACGGGCCATCGTCTCTCATGGACATATGGTGAGCTTGCTGAGGCGAGGCTGTGAAGGTGGTTGTGATGGTGCCCAAGATGGCGCTGGGGTTTGAGGCTTGGACGAGGGATGTTGCGTAGGCCAgggttgttgctgttgctgctgcggTGGGGGTTGAGCATTTGGTGGCTGTTGAGATGCCCATCCAGGCGGCTGCTGCATGCTGGaaggaggttgttgaggCGGCGGCCATGAAGCCTCGCGGCCACCCTGGGGTACTTCTCGTGCCCGAGAGGCCGATGGATGAAGCGCGTATTGCCCTCCTGGCGATCCGGCATGGGCTGGTTGACCTGCTGCAGCATATGAAGTCGGATATCCCTGGTTCTGGTACTGAGGAGGCCCGGGGGGTCCAGGAGGTCCAGGAGGAGCATATCGATGGCCACTTTGTGGTGAGTTCGTTCGGCTGTGGCTACTGGGTTGGTAAGGATTCTGCCTGTAGTAGTCTctttctgctgctgcttctaGGGAGACCCCGATGGATGCCCTCGAACTGCCGATgtgctgaggctgaggggAATCCGCATATGTTGGCTTGAGGGATGGCATTACTGGGGTTCCTCGACCGTAAGGAGAGTATGACTCTGCCTCGCCCCGTCGCATCTGAGAAGGCGGTGCTGGCCCTGGGAGCGTACGGCCCATGGCCTGGGGCGGAGGAGTAGGTGATGGTCTGGTAGGAGTGCTAGTCACATCACTGACACGCTTGGGTTGTGGAGGAGGATCGTCATTAAGCAGGgacatgatgttgagacCTCCCTTACGAGGCTCTGCTGGACGTGGCGCCGCTGCCGGTGGTTGAACTGGAGTGCCAGCTTGGGGTGTTGCCGAGCCATATTGTTCGTGCATCGAACCAGATGACGGTCTATGCTGGAGAGCAGACATGGGGCGGCTGGATGGAGTGTTCATCTGAGGTGATCGAACAGGGGTTTGCTCGCCCATCAGGTTTCGTACCGGCTGCACAGGGGCTTGTTGCTGCATAGGAGGAGCATAAGATGGAGGGCGTCCAGGCTCTTGCGGTGGCCTTGCCAGCGGCTGGCCCCCAAGACTTCCttgttgacgatggccaAACGGTTCGTAGCGATGCGGCTGTGGGGTCACTTCAGGCTCCTGCTTGACCCGTCTTTCTGACTGTCGAGCCAGTTCGAGCTGCTCCTGTTCGAGCCGCTGTATGTCCATCTTTTGACGTTCCATTTGAGCATTGTGTTCAATCATAGCTTCGCTCCGGGCTGGCTGTAGAGGCTGCGCGGCAGCCAGAGGCCGCTGCTCCCGTGGTTCCGAACCAGGAGGTCTAGAGGAAGCCTTCTGTGGAAGAGGTACCCGGACACTTTGCTCGCGGTCACGCTCTCGCTCGCGCTCGCCGTCGGGAAATCCGAATTGCCGTACAGGTGCTCTTAAAGGCCTTTGTCCTGGTGACATAGTCTGAGTTACTGGCTGGGTTGTTGAATGCTGTCCAATAGGCATGGGTTGCTGTTGGGGTTGGACAAGCGGTTGCTGCGTAACAGGTGCTTGGGCGATGGGGCTGCCATACATGCCAAAAGGTTGACCACGAGGGGGTTGAACTGATGGCTCCATCTTGGGTTGCGACGTCTCTCCGTGTAGATCGATACCCGGGGCAACAGCCAACGGCCGGGAAGCTGCAGCTGAACTGTCATATCTCCTTCCTCGGACGAATCGTGAGTTTTATTAAATTtccttgtctctctctgTTCTGTTTTTGTTTCGCTTCTGTTTTTCCCCTACCGTCATCAACTGGATTTGCCCTGATCCTTTTGACGGACGAAGTAATTTTTCACCTATCGAGCGCATTAGTAGTGGACCTACGAGAGACAGTCAGAACTTACCATAACTGCGGTTTTGGAGCCCATATGGGCTGCGATCCCTGTCCAATCCGAGCCGAACGAGCGCAGGAGGTGCGGGAAGTCATTAGATTCAGACACGCTCCAGTAGCTAGATGCCTGAGTAGGCGCTTTGCGCTCTGATGGCGGGTGGGCTAGGTTGAATGTAGCCATTGCAGGCTGAGGCGGTGGGTCAGGCCGAAGTGAAGGCGCTGCCATGACTTCAGAGATGGAGGATGGAGCAACTGACTGCTGTCGTTCGAGGGTTTGGATAGGCTGTTGTTGtggttgttgctgctgctgctgctgctgctgtacGGAGAAGGGGAGCTGTATACCAGCAGGGTGCTGCTCGAACTGACCTGGGAGACGATGGGACTCGGCGGCTGGAAGTGGAGTTGAAGGACCGTCGGTATTGAGCGCTCTGGAGTTTGACCTCGATCGTCCCTTGCCAGGCCCAGGGGCTGCGGCCAACGTCTGGTTCGCCTTGGCTGCCTTGGGCTCCTTTTCCTTCGGGCCTCTTCGCCTCTTTCTTCCATCCACTTTCTCGGGATGGTCGACCTTCGCGGACCCGCCACGTCTACCAGGTGTCGCATTAGGTGTCGAGTTCTCTGTGTCAACTGGCGGCTGTTCGAAGCCCCATGTAGGCGCAGCCGCTCGTCGTGGTCGTCGCCTCTCGCCATTTTCTCCCGTGTCGTGGTTCTCTTCCGTTTCTCCGTCTCCGTTGCCTAGCTCCGACACCAATGCACTGGATCGTTGCTTCGCTTTGCCCTTTCTGCGCCTCTTAGGCTGCTTCTTGAGTTTCTCCTTCAGATTAAGGTCCTTCTTGTTCATGTAGTAATACTGAATGCAAGAACCGAAATCACGATGCGGAATCGCTTCGGCAACCCGACCCCATTGCTTAGGTGCTTCCAAGTATCTCTTCTCAAACAAGCCGGCTTCTTCCTCAGTGAAGTTATTAACTGGAGGCAAAACCCGCCATGCTGATACCAACCGGTCAACAGGCGTGAATCCGCTCTTGTCGAGGTATTTGGTattatccttctcttcctggtTCCAAATCATGTTCGGAATGATGGCTTCCTTATCAGTGCGATACTTCTCCTGCTGCATTCTAAGTTCGCGCTCTTTCCTCTCCTCGTCCTCGCGCATTGATGCTTGCAAAACTCGTTCCAAGTCTCTTTCGGTTGCGAAACGACGTCCACGACCACTTCCTTCATGTTTTGGCTCAGGCGTTACGGTGCCTGTAATTTCAATGCCTGTCGACACTGAAAACTTTCCACGACTTTTGACAGCCGCTGGATCATTCGACATTGTAAAATCTAGGTACCGTTCATAGTTGTCCTTATAGATCTTCCTGTCGTGGTCCTGTTCAGCCGACTTCTCCAGATGCATCTTGTCGAGGTGTTCGACCACAAAGTCGTCCAATGTAATGCTGGAGTCGAGGGTCTTTAAGAAAGCACTATCTTTGTCCCAAGGCATGCAGCTGTAGTCAGGTAGACTATCGATTGGAGGCGTGGTCATATACTGTCGAACGGTATCAAGGTTCATAAAAGAATCGTCTTCAGACTCAgtctcgtcgtcgtcgaccTGTGACGGCGTACTAGGCGGTTTCGATGCTGTTTCCGTCGTTTGCAAAACTACATTCGGGCACACCACAGAAACAGGAGCACCTTCAATTGCGACCTGTCTATGCCCAAGAGCTTCAGCATTCTCTGTTAGATTCTCGGGGCGAGGTTCAGTAAAAAGTTCTGCAGGTTTCTCCGAAACAGCATCATCTGGTTTTCCTGGAGTAGGCTCAGGGAGGGCTTCGGTTGGCTTTTCCACCAGGGTTTGTGTCGGCTGTACACCATTCGCCTTTGCAGTTATGTCAACTGGCTTGTCCTTGTCAGACTTCTCCTTGTGAGAATCCTCGCACGCCCCCAGAGGTGTTCGTTCCGTCTTCTGAGGCTCAAGTGACTCTGTAGGCGCAGTCTCACTTGCTATGGAAGGCACATCcatggccttcttgttggAAGGAGATGGTGGACTTTCAGGTGCGACTCGATCAGTCTCAATAGGAGGCTCGTCGATATCCATATCTCCCGACTTTGGTTCAAGTTCGGGTGCAACGAACATCTCGGTATCCTCGTTCTCAGCCTTTTGTACAGGTTTCTCTGCATGATTCTCTTCCGTTTCTTCAGCAGGCTTTCCGATAGACTCTTCGACGGGTTTCTCGACAGGGTTCTCGATACGTTGTTCGTCAGACTTCTCGACATGACTTTGATCGGGCGTCTTGTCAAGATTCGGAGCAGCCTCTTCGTGGGAACTGTCATCAATCTTCTCGCCAGCTGCCTTCGCAGCATGTTCGACGGGTCTTTCGGTAGTCTCCTGACCAACTTGTGCCGAGGATTCTGGAGTGGGGGCAGCTTCAACAGGCTCCTCAGAACCCTTGACTTGAATAGAATGCTCGGGCCCAGGATCCAGCTCGGCCTGTACCTCCTGATGCAGTTCCTTTGGTGGTTCGGAATCAACTTTGTCCGTGCTGTCAACCGCGTCGGCCATTTCCacatcttccttctttgccTGCTCGATAGGTGTCGGGTCATGTATCTTTTCAATGACGCGCTTATTCACTGCCTCCGGTAGTTTTTTCACCATTTTGAGCAGTCCCTCCCCTTCTCCGATTATCTTGACCATTGAGCCGTGAGACAGAGCTGCAAACCGGGCCATGACTTGAGTTGGTAACTTCGGCTTCTCCAGTTTACTTAGTTCAGCCTCGGTCTTCCCAATCTCCATGTCGAAATAGTCGGccatatcatcatcgtcgtcagATTCGGAGTTCTGCTCCACAGGTGCTGGTTTCGGGGGAACTTCGAACCTGACCGCTCTGATTATTGGTTGCGAGCGTTTTCTTCGGGGCGCTTCCTTCGGAGCTTCCCTTGGGTCCCTTGCGCGTAGTTCTGACTCCTGGCCAAATCTGGGCATGTTCTCCATGGTAGGTGAAGGGCCAGATCGATAAGAATCCCGTCTGGAAGCATTAGCAGGTCGTGTATCTCTATCCATCGATGCCCTTGCAGATTGAGACTCCCGTTCGGACTTGACGGTTATTTCTCCAGGTTCCGCGCTATAATTAGTTCGCGCACGATTATCGTAATGTGGTTCCGACTTCGCATCGCTACTACGTGGCCGCCTTTCATCATCGTGATAATGATCATACTGGGAACTACCGCGGCGTAAGGGTGGGCGTTGTTGCACAAAGCTTGGTGACCTCATCAACTTAGGAGAGTCAGGCCCCTTCTTTAGATTGGGATTGATCCACTGCTTGCTAGAAGGCCTTGGTGGCGGCGGCTGCTGGGCTCTGGGACCAACTGGAATCGAGGGGCCATCATGCATCATGCCTTTACCGAGACCGACTGACGGCATTGTTGGGTCGTGTCCCGCTGACGGGGGGCGATCATTGAAAGCGCGGGGGGCTGTCGGCGGGATTTTTGTTGCAGCGCTGGCTGAAACATAACCCTCTCCAACACTCAATCCTCGATTAGGAACGGGTCCGAAAGCAGATGCAGAAGCCGCGGCAGGAGGCGGTGATACCTCTTTGCTGGAAAGTCCCGAGTCGTGTCCGGCATTGGCACGAGCCTCTAATTTGTTTCGGAACAGTTCACGGTCGCGGGGGTCGCGATCGTCTCGAATGTCTCGTCGGGTATCTGGGTCAGCATAGCGATCCATCCGGTCCATCCGGTCCCTGTCATCACGGTCTCTTCCCCAGCGACCTTCCTGAGACCGACTGCGCGGGTAGCGATCACCTCTATCATCCATATAAGGCCCTCTGCCGCGACCTCGCTCCGAAGACCAGTCACCCCTCCCACGACCTCGTCCTCGGTGGAAACCCCCACCGCGAGGGTAGGGTGCCATGCCAAACTGGGGATCGGAAGAAGATGATCCTGCCGAGGGAGGTCCTCCATCTCTTGAACCGCGTCGAGATCTATCTGCATCTACTCCCAAAGGACCATCGCGGTCTCGGAAATCTCTTGTTGGTGACCTTGCACGGCCAATAGGTGAGCGTCGTGATCTGAAATCTCTTGGCTCACGCCACTCTCTATCGCGCTCGCGATCCCGGTCGCGTTCACGGCTTCGATCATCATGGTACCGGTCACGGAAATCGATGTCTCTATCTCGACCTCGATCTCGGCTGTCGTCTCTTGAAGACCATCCCCTACCGCGCCCTCGCCCACGACCACCACGAAACTCTCCTCCAAATCCTCCGCCTCGAGGGCCACTAGGCGCATCGATCAAGGCTTTTGGTCCGCGAGGTGGTTCGCGTCGCAATGGGTCACCAAAGTCACGTCCTGGCTGAAACCCGCCATTACCTGCTCGGGCGTCAGACGGTCGGCGTCTGTCTCCGTCGTTGTACTGCGGAGTTCGGTCAAATCGGTCAGGCGAGCGGTCACGGGGTGATCTGGACCGTTCATAGCGTGAGTATCTTGAGGCCCTGGATGGATGAAGTCAGCATGAAGACGATCCCGCAGAGGGCGAATGGCGTAGGGACCGACTCGTGCGGTGATATTTAGAATCTCTCCTTCGCCGCATGACTAGAATTGAAAATTATGGGATGGGGCAATTGTTCGTACATTTCTCAAAGGCCGCAGGAAGCCCCAAGGAAGTGGTTATTTATAGGCAGCCCATGCACCCAGTTATGCAAAAGTCAAAATTATGACACCGAATATCGTGCGCCACGTAAAGCTCCGTAAGTTTAACACTGAAGAAATTGACTCGTCGAGATTTACTAAACTTTCGCAGGTCTTGTGTCGCCGTGTCGTACCCAGATCGTTGACGTCGCGTCTCGGTTACCAAAAAACACCCTTAATCCGTCGAATGAATGGGGTATCAAATAAGAAGTCAAAACAGACGTAGAACTTATTAGCGTTATTATATGCGAGCACCGTGTCCGAGACAAGTAAATCGCGATGAAATGAGGGTCGATATGCAAAGGCGACAGTACCTTTTGCGATAGAGGGATGGTTGGATGTAGGTTGAAGGTTTGAGGATCGAAGTCAAGCCTCAGGCGTGCATTTGGATCCTAGGGGCCTAAGCTTAAGCGACCCCATCCTGCAAATTGGAATGGACACTGTCGTGTGGCGCTTAGTGGTGGATGGAAGGGCTCCTCAGTGAATGTCCAGGGGCCTTGGCCCAGAATTGCCATGAGACGCTAGACCCCAAATAGATCTGCCAGTCGGAGGGATACATGCACGCCCACTTTTTGAAGCCCCGATGGACCCTGCCGTTTTTTTCAATGTGGAGCCCGGAGCCGTGATTTTCTCATGGAAGAAATCATGAAGATAAGAGTCACAATGTTATTAACGAATCATAGAATAAGTAAGTATCTTTAATGAGAAAAGCAAATCTGATGATACATTGCCATTGGGAAAACTCTTTTCATTCTTAAATTTTTTTATACATCCTGGCGTTGTGTTCAACATTTGCTGAGGTTTCGATTGGCCATTGAATTCTGTGTTGTCCGTCCACTATTTTACCTACAAACTTACGACTCGAAACATACGGCTCACCACTTACATCAACACCTTGGGTGCGAAATTTACGACAATGACTTCCAACTCCGATGCTCCGCCTTCGGCGGCAACAGAGGCCGTCTTGGTCAAGTCCGAGGAGATGCCTGCTGATGCTCAGAAGGTCGAGGAGTTGGACTTCAACAAGTTCAAAGGCCCCATCACTGCGGAGAATCTCTTCGAGGGCATGCGTCACATGGGCTTCCAAGCGTCTTCTATGTGTGAGGCCGTGAGGATCATTAATGATATGGTGCGTTTCGATTCAGAAACTCTATACTAGAGTTTCAAACTCTGAAAGGCACACCACCTTGGCTAACAACTGGTAGCGTGCATGGAAAGACCCGGAGACGGGGGATAAGACCACAATTTTCTTGGGATATACTTCCAACCTCATCTCATCAGGCCTTCGTGGTGTCCTCCGTTGGCTTGTCGAGCATAACCACGTGTCATGTATCGTCACCACGGCTGGTGGCATCGAAGAGGATTTCATCAAGTGCCTTGGTGACACATATGTTGGTTCCTTCAGTACCCCTGGAGCCGAACTCCGCCGCAAGGGTCTCAACCGCATTGGAAACCTCGTTGTTCCTAATGCGAACTACTGCGCCTTCGAAGACTGGGTCGTCCCCATTCTCGACAAGATgcttgaggagcaggaggctAGTAAAGGCACTGAGGAAGAGATCAACTGGACGCCATCCAAGGTGATCCATCGTCTAGGTAAGGAGATCAATGATGAGCGATCCGTCTATTACTGGGCATACAAGAACAATATTCCAGTGTTCTGCCCTGCCATCACTGACGGAAGCCTCGGCGACATGCTCTATTTCCATACTTTTAAGTCCTCGCCCCTTCAACTGAAGATCGATCTGGTTGAAGATATCCGACgcatcaacaccattgcTGTCCGAGCCAAGCGGGCCGGTATGATCATTCTGGGTGGTGGTATCATCAAGCACCACATTGCCAATGCATGCTTGATGCGCAATGGCGCCGAGTCGGCGGTTTACATCAACACAGCACAAGAATTTGATGGCAGTGATGCAGGTGCTAGACCAGATGAGGCTGTATCGTGGGGCAAAATCAAGATTGGAGCTGATAATGTGAAAGTAAGTCGACACGTCTCTTCTACTCCTGCTAGCCACTGACCATTCACAAGGTATACATGGAGGCAACAGCATGTTTCCCCTTTATTGTGGCAAACACATTTGCAAAGGATATTGGAAAGTCTGACAAATAGAAAACAAAAGAATAGAACGCAAAAGTATGTCAAATAAAGTGTATTACAGGTGCGGACAACATGTGATCATCCGTCATCGCAAAGACATAATTGACAAAACACCGATATTGCTCCAAAGAACTCCAAAGCAGACATGAAAGCAACCGATTTCTCCTTGGGCCTCTGGTCGCTATAATGTGGAAAGACCCTAACGCCGAAATCGCCTTTTGTGAGTGTAAATGCAAACCCATGTGCCTAGGTAGTTGCCTTCGTTTCTTCGTGGTCGGTTTCTAGGATTCAATATCAACTCTAGCCTTTTTTGCTGGAGGCTCGTCGGTGTCGGCCATATCTTGCCCCTGCTNNNNNNNNNNNNNNNNNNNNNNNNNNNNNNNNNNNNNNNNNNNNNNNNNNNNNNNNNNNNNNNNNNNNNNNNNNNNNNNNNNNNNNNNNNNNNNNNNNNNNNNNNNNNNNNNNNNNNNNNNNNNNNNNNNNNNNNNNNNNNNNCGTTCGGccttttctttctcgatCTGACCACGAGGTCGATATCGTCGTTTGTTTCTCTGTCGACGCTCTTCTTTGAGCCTGGCAacctctgcttcttcttcctgttGGCGGTGGATCGCATCGAGGTCAATAATCTCCCGCCCCATACTCTCGACGACCATCCGCCCTTCGTCTAGCCTAGGCCAAGGGTTGAGAACTCCCCCCTTTCTTGTCATCAGCCAGTCCACGACGTCGAAGCCATCAATGGTCCCATTATCGCGTTGAACAGCCATACATCCTTCATGCCAGAGGGCGATCTCTTGGCGTGTAGGTCGCTCCCTAGGGCAAGGCGGGAAATGGGCGGGGAGGGAAGGAGTTTCCGGGCTTCCAGGGCTTTCCTTGCCACTCTGCGAATCGTCGCTGTCACGTCTTTCTGGGGATCGATTTTTCGGGATTGGAAGCAGACCGTTGGTATTGACTGTTGGAGAGATAGTTGATGAACGATCGTCATCGCAAGTGTCCTTAACTGGGGTGAGAGGAGTACTTTCTTGCACATACGGCTCTCGGGCATCATCAGACGAGTGGGGAGGAGAATTCATCTCGGTGGGCGATGTCACAACATCTTCTGCGGGTTCGATGGACAACTGAGGTCTAGGCACAGCCCGTGAACCTAAAAGTAAGAGTTAAGGGAAGGAATCACGAGGTGCAGCATCAGAAAGCATCAGACTCACCAGGTCGGAGACCGAAGTCTCGTTGGACGGCGTCTCGACGAATACTCATGATATAGTTCTGTGTTTGGAAACACGGGCACGACGTTTCCTGGATAGATCAAATATTCACTGCGACCGATGAAAGCTGATGGGATCATAAGAGGCGGTGAAAGGCGAGTTGTGATGAACGCGAATGCTCTCGTGAATTTGAGAAAATgtgagaggaagaaaaaagttTATGTTATTGATAGTAAGAGAAGTGGTGTGACAGGGAAGGTCAAGAATGTATGTGAATGAATCAGAACGCGTTTGGTACCAAAGGTAAAGTTGACGACTTCCATTTTCTATCACTGGCAGAAACTGCGAGTCTGCCTCTACGTCCCTAACGCCAACAGTACCAACCGCCTGAGCACCACTGAAGATTCAGACGTATTCAGAGAAACCCTCAGACTTCCCCGATACTCTGCTTAAACTGTTTCAAAGCAGAATTCCATTCAGCTGTTCCGTCCGTCTCCGCCCAAGTAGCAACTTTCTCGATaccttcaagatcatcctTCATGTGATTTTCAGTCGTTGTTCCATCCAGAACCGTTACGCCTTCGAGCCCCAAGACCAGAGAATAGTACGCAGCTACCTCGGAAATTCCAGCCTTCTCTGCGACCATCTTAACTGGCTTGGTAGCAGCGAGCCTGGGGTTGGCGCTGAAAGTCCAGAATGACTGGAAAGCAATTCCTTGCTCTCGACAGTAGGCTCTGAGATCTACCTCGAAGCTGGTATCAGGGTAGAAGCGGTTCTGGACAACACTTGGTTTAACAGTGACAGCATCGTTGAGTGCTTTAAGGATCGGAAGTGTCGTGTTAGAGATGCCTAGGTTGCGGATCTTGTGAGGCACGTATGTCTCCAGAGTCTTCCACGCAGTGATAGTTTCCTCGAGAGTTCGCAGGGGGCTATGCAAAAGCACGCTGTCAAAGTAAGGTTCCTCGCCTTCGACGGTGAAGTAAGTCAATGATGACTGAATAGATTGGTGAATCTTATCCACAAGCGGTGCATTAAAATCATAAGGTGCATTTTCATCTTGGTTCCCTGGAGGTGAGAACTTTGTTTGAAGCTGAGGACAGGTCAGTGCCTAGTTTGTTGATGTATATGGTGACGGAACCTACAAAGAGTCCTTCACGTTTAATGAGGCCCTCCTTGATAGCTCTTTGCACACCCTCCCCAACGCCCTTCTCATTGTAATGCTTGGGTTGTCCTGCTGTATCGACTCCGCGAAAGCCGTGCTTGAGAGCGAAATAAACAAGATCTGCTGATCTGTCCTTTTTCCACGCTGTGCCATAGACCAGCTTTGGCATGGCAGTGGATGAGCCCTTGAGGGTGAGGTCTTTGGCTAGTTTGGCTGCCATTTTTTAAAAAGTACCGCTGAAAGGTGAGGATAAGATGGAGTTGACTCTATATAAGTACTCAATTggtttgttggtgttgatagaACACAGAAACTGGGAGAGACAGTGCTAGAGGGGTGTTTGAAATGTGAAGAGGTGGAGTTTGGAGATAGTTTaagctggtgatgctggTCAATTACGCCATGTTGAGCCTCAAACCACCTGTACATCGGCGTCAATTTCAACGGCCAACACATGACTAGACAGCCAATCATTGACTGCAAACATTGAGGGTTCCCCGCGTATAGACATGCAGTATTTGGCTGAGAGATCCATGGATGCGGCCGTCTAACTAATCCGATGCCTTCATAAACCAATAAACTTCAAGCTGAGCGTGAGACAACGCTGAGCTATTCAAACACAGTTGGAGAAAGTGTACAGTAGATTCGTGTTCGGCGAACATTGAGAATATGTTGATGTGGAAATTAGCCGGACATAACAAGATCATGTAAGTCAATTCATAGTTAACGTCGATATTCTCGTCTTCAACCCCCACGTCGACGCGGGGTTGAGGAATCACAACCAATGGACAGTATCAAGTGCAAGTATTCACGATCAATGAGTCACGCCGTTGAAATGAACAGTGCTCTATTGATCGGCGATCTTACAAGATAGCTGTTGCTCAGAGTTGTTCCTAAAGCTGTCTAGTATAGGACAACGGGCCGTATTTCCGGATATGCCAAGTGAATTCAATTCTGCATCTCTCCACAAACCGCCATGGACATaattggattggattggatcTGGCAATTGCCCCGCCATAGCTCTGAGGGGTCGAAGCGCATCAAGATATGTAACGTCACTTGAgttgttgactttgaggaTACTTATTAACCTCCTCTTTTCAACATCTTGGTCCTTTGCGTGACATATCAACTTCATCGCCAATCAATTGTAATTATGGCTCCCTACACTGCTAAATGGGGCATCTTGGCTACCGGTGGCATCGCTGAGTGTGAGTTCAGCTCTGTAACACGATGAACAAGGCACTAAACTCCCATCATAGGCTTCACT contains these protein-coding regions:
- a CDS encoding hypothetical protein (At least one base has a quality score < 10) — encoded protein: MSIRRDAVQRDFGLRPGSRAVPRPQLSIEPAEDVVTSPTEMNSPPHSSDDAREPYVQESTPLTPVKDTCDDDRSSTISPTVNTNGLLPIPKNRSPERRDSDDSQSGKESPGSPETPSLPAHFPPCPRERPTRQEIALWHEGCMAVQRDNGTIDGFDVVDWLMTRKGGVLNPWPRLDEGRMVVESMGREIIDLDAIHRQQEEEAEVARLKEERRQRNKRRYRPRGQIEKEKAERQGQDMADTDEPPAKKARVDIES